One genomic region from Chitinophagales bacterium encodes:
- a CDS encoding transketolase family protein — protein MQTTANKLDKYISVGNKDTRSGFGDGLLELGKENDQVVALCADLTGSLKMTDFKNEFPERFFNCGVAEANMMGVAAGMTIGGKIPFTGTFANFSTGRVYDQIRQSIAYSDKNVKICASHAGLTLGEDGATHQILEDIGMMKMLPNMTVVVPCDYMQTKVATKAIAAHHGPVYLRFGRPKWPVFTAENQEFEIGKAQILSEGTDVTIIACGHLVWKAVEAARILEKKGISVELINMHTIKPLDTEAILKSVSKTACIVTAEEHQKNGGLGASVAQVLVEHHLAPMEMVAVNDVFGESGTTEDLLTKYGINTDNIVEAVHNVLNRKG, from the coding sequence ATGCAAACAACTGCAAATAAATTAGATAAATATATTTCCGTAGGGAATAAAGATACCCGAAGTGGTTTTGGGGATGGATTATTAGAACTGGGGAAGGAAAACGACCAAGTGGTGGCATTGTGTGCCGATTTGACAGGTTCGTTGAAAATGACGGACTTCAAAAATGAATTTCCTGAGCGTTTCTTCAATTGCGGTGTGGCAGAGGCAAACATGATGGGTGTAGCAGCAGGTATGACGATTGGTGGAAAAATTCCTTTTACAGGCACATTTGCCAATTTTTCAACAGGGCGAGTGTATGATCAAATTCGCCAATCCATTGCATATTCTGACAAAAATGTGAAGATTTGTGCTTCCCATGCTGGTCTGACATTGGGCGAAGATGGTGCAACACATCAAATTTTGGAGGATATCGGCATGATGAAAATGTTGCCGAATATGACAGTAGTAGTTCCTTGTGATTACATGCAAACCAAAGTGGCGACAAAAGCCATTGCAGCCCATCACGGCCCTGTTTACCTTCGATTTGGTCGCCCGAAATGGCCCGTTTTTACTGCCGAAAACCAAGAGTTTGAAATTGGTAAGGCACAGATATTGAGTGAAGGAACAGATGTGACGATTATAGCATGTGGACATTTGGTGTGGAAAGCGGTAGAAGCAGCTCGTATTTTAGAAAAAAAGGGTATTTCGGTGGAATTAATTAACATGCACACGATTAAACCGTTGGATACAGAAGCGATTCTTAAATCGGTATCTAAAACTGCCTGTATCGTAACGGCTGAAGAGCATCAAAAAAATGGTGGCTTGGGCGCAAGCGTGGCACAGGTATTGGTGGAGCATCATCTCGCACCTATGGAAATGGTGGCGGTGAATGATGTATTTGGAGAAAGTGGCACGACCGAAGATTTGTTGACCAAATATGGTATCAACACAGACAATATTGTAGAAGCTGTTCACAATGTCTTGAATAGAAAAGGCTAA
- a CDS encoding HipA N-terminal domain-containing protein: protein MMKTIYRRGQVYVHQRFAGILEEYEDGYRFTYDSDYLQSENPVAVSLTLQLQKQPYESSTMVPFFDGLIPEGWLLDIAVNTWKIDRRDRMGLLLSVCKDCIGAVSIEPLNEII, encoded by the coding sequence ATGATGAAGACGATTTATAGAAGAGGGCAAGTATATGTTCACCAACGATTTGCAGGAATTTTGGAGGAATACGAAGATGGCTATCGTTTTACTTATGATTCTGATTATCTTCAATCTGAAAACCCAGTTGCAGTCAGTTTAACCCTACAGCTTCAAAAGCAACCCTATGAAAGTTCTACGATGGTTCCATTTTTTGATGGTTTAATTCCAGAAGGTTGGCTTTTGGACATTGCAGTGAATACGTGGAAGATAGATAGACGAGACCGAATGGGTTTATTGTTAAGTGTTTGTAAGGATTGTATCGGTGCAGTAAGTATTGAACCTTTGAACGAAATAATTTAG
- a CDS encoding RNA polymerase sigma factor — MAQTISDKEILDKFNNLATREAGFRLLMEKYQEKLYWHVRRMVVNHDDANDVCQNMFVKIWKNLEKFRADSKLYTWLYRIATNESLTFINKRKKRDSAPLATEEYDLTAQLKADPYFDGDDIQIKLQGAIESLPPKQKQVFLMRYYDGLKYDDMSEVLETSVGALKASYHHAVKKIEKYLIED, encoded by the coding sequence ATGGCTCAGACGATTAGCGATAAGGAAATATTAGATAAATTCAACAACCTTGCTACAAGAGAGGCGGGGTTTCGACTCTTGATGGAAAAATACCAAGAAAAATTGTATTGGCATGTCAGGCGTATGGTTGTGAATCACGATGATGCAAATGATGTTTGTCAAAATATGTTTGTCAAAATTTGGAAGAACCTCGAAAAATTTCGAGCGGATTCTAAATTATACACTTGGTTGTATCGAATTGCAACCAATGAATCGCTCACCTTTATTAATAAGCGTAAAAAGCGTGATTCTGCTCCCCTTGCCACCGAAGAGTATGATTTAACTGCTCAGTTGAAGGCAGACCCTTATTTTGATGGTGATGATATACAGATTAAACTGCAAGGAGCCATTGAGTCCCTACCCCCTAAACAAAAACAAGTGTTTTTGATGCGTTACTATGATGGATTGAAATACGATGACATGTCGGAAGTATTGGAGACTTCTGTAGGTGCATTGAAGGCTTCTTATCACCATGCAGTCAAGAAGATAGAAAAATACTTAATAGAAGATTAA
- a CDS encoding HipA domain-containing protein yields MENRCLYCYQTLEQKEVDYHYKCSEQIFGNAQAPILDFGSETIKELAKSHINRRATITGVQPKLSLEIEQYIQGSGQNRFTVVGLWGNYILKPPVKQYPFLPEIEDLTMHLAKIAGIQTAEHALIRLKSGELAYITKRFDRSSGHKLAMEDMCQLTETLTENKYKRSMEKVGKEILKHCTNPIFDAIRFFELTVFCYLTGNADMHLKNFSLLTNDKQEIIFSPAYDLVATKLVTPEDTEEMAIPLNAKKSKLKRKDFLIFGERMRLNPKTIGNSLNHIFEKVPDILKFIQFGFLPDKIKSSYRDLIEERFQKIS; encoded by the coding sequence ATGGAGAATCGCTGTTTGTATTGTTATCAAACATTAGAGCAAAAAGAAGTGGACTATCACTACAAATGCAGTGAGCAAATATTTGGTAATGCACAAGCTCCAATTTTGGATTTTGGTTCGGAAACCATCAAAGAGTTGGCAAAATCGCACATCAATAGAAGAGCCACTATAACAGGCGTTCAACCAAAATTATCGCTTGAAATTGAACAGTATATACAAGGGAGTGGGCAAAACCGATTTACCGTTGTTGGACTTTGGGGCAATTACATTCTCAAGCCACCTGTGAAACAATATCCTTTTTTGCCCGAAATAGAAGATTTGACTATGCACTTGGCTAAAATTGCAGGGATTCAAACTGCTGAACATGCGTTAATTCGTTTAAAATCAGGTGAACTGGCGTACATTACCAAACGTTTTGATAGATCGAGCGGGCATAAATTGGCGATGGAAGATATGTGTCAATTGACCGAAACACTTACTGAAAACAAGTACAAACGCTCAATGGAAAAGGTGGGAAAAGAGATTTTGAAACATTGTACCAATCCTATTTTTGATGCTATCCGCTTTTTTGAGCTGACTGTTTTCTGTTATTTGACAGGAAATGCAGATATGCACCTCAAAAATTTTTCCCTATTAACCAATGACAAACAAGAAATCATATTTTCTCCAGCCTATGATTTAGTGGCTACAAAGTTGGTGACTCCAGAAGATACAGAAGAAATGGCTATTCCTTTGAATGCTAAAAAAAGTAAATTGAAGCGAAAAGATTTTTTGATTTTTGGAGAACGCATGAGGTTAAACCCAAAAACGATAGGAAATAGTTTGAATCACATTTTTGAAAAAGTGCCTGATATATTGAAGTTTATACAATTTGGATTTTTACCTGATAAAATAAAGTCGTCTTATCGGGATTTAATTGAAGAAAGGTTTCAAAAAATTTCTTGA
- a CDS encoding T9SS type A sorting domain-containing protein: MTSFKPETKLWKNWILFLLLGMTFTTVALAQEEDSCETAGYVLSIAAKNASCVGENTGNATVASTGCNCLYSGCTYKWSDGQEFHTAFDLSAGVYTVTVTHPNGCVLSTEVEVKEPMPFIENIVVHNATSCKSNGGGKIEVVPTQNAGPLSFEWSNGETTAVLTDVERGTYELKVTNFIGCEYTETIEVEGPEDAEVSVETFDSCEGENNGRAKVTISGGLAPYQFLWNDPNNNRESLATDLPPGEYQVLITDALECTYEAIAVVNETNPEVSISASKDYVCPNEEVELNVIGGVSFEVLNVEELLNKQAHTVSVFPTETTTYEVTIETETGCVTTETVVVHVLNAPQPNIIAPITSICEGQQVQLIATENSGATFTWSPTEGLSNPNNNVTLASPANTTTYTLSASNNTGCTTTTEITIEVSGCVNTSIEDWIGIEDISLFPNPNKGVFQLQFELTETKNIQIQLYNTIGQLLEQSVSNNQSGIFNQTFDLTNKAAGLYYLEVKIDGSRHLEKIMVY, translated from the coding sequence ATGACAAGTTTCAAGCCCGAAACAAAACTTTGGAAAAACTGGATACTCTTTCTTTTGTTGGGAATGACATTCACCACAGTCGCATTGGCTCAAGAAGAAGATTCTTGTGAAACAGCAGGATATGTACTGTCCATTGCTGCAAAAAATGCCAGTTGTGTGGGCGAAAATACGGGAAACGCTACCGTAGCAAGTACAGGCTGCAACTGTTTGTATAGCGGATGCACTTATAAGTGGAGCGATGGACAAGAATTTCACACTGCCTTTGACTTATCTGCAGGTGTTTATACTGTAACGGTGACACATCCCAACGGCTGCGTATTGAGTACCGAAGTAGAAGTGAAAGAACCTATGCCATTTATTGAAAATATTGTGGTACACAATGCGACTTCTTGTAAAAGCAATGGCGGTGGAAAAATTGAAGTTGTTCCTACTCAAAATGCAGGGCCGCTATCTTTTGAATGGTCTAATGGCGAAACAACTGCTGTCCTTACCGATGTAGAGCGTGGAACTTACGAACTGAAGGTAACAAACTTTATAGGTTGTGAATACACCGAAACCATTGAAGTAGAAGGGCCAGAAGATGCAGAGGTTTCAGTGGAAACTTTTGATAGCTGTGAAGGTGAAAACAACGGGAGAGCAAAAGTGACAATTAGTGGAGGACTCGCTCCCTATCAATTTTTATGGAATGACCCCAACAATAATAGAGAATCTTTGGCGACAGACTTGCCTCCAGGAGAATACCAAGTGTTGATTACCGATGCTTTGGAGTGTACCTATGAAGCGATTGCGGTGGTGAACGAAACAAATCCAGAAGTGAGTATATCGGCAAGTAAAGACTATGTTTGCCCGAATGAAGAAGTGGAATTAAATGTCATTGGAGGAGTTTCTTTTGAAGTGCTGAATGTTGAAGAGTTGCTTAACAAACAAGCGCATACCGTTTCTGTTTTCCCAACAGAAACAACTACTTACGAAGTCACGATTGAAACGGAAACAGGTTGCGTCACCACCGAAACCGTTGTTGTCCACGTATTAAATGCACCACAACCCAACATCATTGCACCGATTACTTCAATATGCGAAGGCCAGCAAGTACAACTAATCGCTACGGAAAATAGTGGGGCAACTTTTACTTGGTCACCAACTGAAGGCCTGAGTAATCCAAATAACAATGTTACCCTTGCAAGTCCTGCTAATACTACTACTTATACGCTTTCTGCAAGTAATAACACAGGCTGTACAACTACCACGGAAATTACCATTGAAGTATCAGGTTGTGTCAATACAAGCATTGAAGATTGGATAGGTATTGAAGACATTTCTCTTTTCCCGAATCCGAATAAAGGCGTTTTTCAACTTCAATTTGAACTAACCGAAACAAAAAATATCCAGATTCAACTCTACAATACAATTGGCCAGTTGTTGGAGCAATCTGTTAGCAACAACCAGTCAGGTATTTTCAACCAAACATTTGATTTAACCAACAAAGCAGCTGGTTTGTATTATTTGGAGGTAAAAATTGACGGTAGCCGACATTTAGAGAAAATTATGGTCTATTGA
- a CDS encoding transketolase, whose protein sequence is MNRIEELKKIASQIRRDIIRMVSSAESGHPGASLGCTDFMTSLYFEVMDRKEGFDMNGRGEDVFFLSNGHISPVFYSVLGRSGYFPISEMATFRQINSRLQGHPATEEGLPGIRVASGSLGQGLSVAIGAALAKKLNGDNHLVFSLHGDGELQEGQIWEAAMFAAHHKVDNLIATVDWNGQQIDGSNEEVMSLGDLPGKWATFGWEVLHVDGHDIQAILDILAKAKTLVGQGKPIVILMKTVMGKGVDFMEGTHHWHGIAPNAAQTESALAQLEETLGDY, encoded by the coding sequence ATGAATCGTATAGAAGAACTTAAAAAAATAGCAAGTCAAATACGTCGAGATATTATCCGTATGGTGAGCAGTGCAGAATCTGGTCACCCCGGAGCTTCTTTGGGGTGTACTGATTTTATGACCTCGCTTTATTTTGAAGTAATGGATCGAAAAGAGGGCTTTGATATGAATGGAAGAGGAGAAGATGTATTTTTCTTATCTAATGGACATATATCTCCTGTATTTTACAGCGTTCTTGGAAGGAGCGGTTATTTTCCGATATCAGAAATGGCTACTTTTCGTCAAATCAATTCTCGTCTTCAAGGACACCCTGCTACAGAGGAAGGACTGCCAGGTATCAGAGTAGCGAGTGGCTCATTGGGACAAGGATTGTCCGTGGCTATTGGTGCTGCTTTGGCAAAAAAACTGAATGGTGATAATCACCTTGTTTTTTCGCTGCATGGTGATGGAGAATTACAGGAAGGACAGATATGGGAAGCGGCAATGTTTGCAGCACACCACAAAGTTGACAATTTGATAGCTACTGTAGATTGGAACGGCCAACAGATTGACGGATCTAATGAGGAGGTCATGTCTTTGGGTGACTTGCCAGGTAAATGGGCCACTTTTGGATGGGAAGTGCTGCATGTAGATGGACACGATATACAAGCCATTTTGGATATATTGGCAAAGGCAAAAACATTGGTCGGACAAGGTAAACCGATAGTTATTTTGATGAAAACGGTGATGGGCAAAGGTGTTGACTTTATGGAAGGAACGCATCATTGGCATGGTATCGCTCCAAATGCAGCGCAAACAGAGAGTGCGTTGGCACAATTGGAGGAAACACTTGGAGATTATTAG
- a CDS encoding helix-turn-helix transcriptional regulator — translation MKKNRKNPIADFVRERRKYLKMTQVDLSNRAGVGLRFVRELEQGKPTLRVDKVNEVLKLFGRELGPVILKFEFDDEDDL, via the coding sequence ATGAAGAAAAATCGAAAGAACCCCATTGCTGATTTTGTTCGTGAACGACGCAAATACCTCAAAATGACACAAGTAGATTTATCTAACCGTGCAGGAGTCGGTTTGCGTTTTGTGCGAGAATTGGAACAAGGAAAACCTACGCTTAGAGTGGATAAGGTGAATGAGGTTTTGAAGTTGTTTGGGCGAGAATTGGGGCCTGTAATTTTAAAATTTGAATTTGATGATGAAGACGATTTATAG